A stretch of the Aminipila terrae genome encodes the following:
- a CDS encoding sensor histidine kinase: protein MLINKNIKNMFAFRVLIIFVMLSVASVVGYIFTYMGLSETNVALVYILAILLITWAATGYITGIVASVIATFTFNYFFAKPYFSFSEDNVNYLMTFIIMIITSYITSTLTSKMKNNAFEARQKEAEATALYSLNTRLTCASDINDMAQISASAVSLSFDCEAECLCFYKSDKYKKIREKIENLETIYDEGEKFWDWPIYGNENPLGVIRIPSGKAKTMNEDQKSLLKVMIESIALAMDRWQASQKQMEADAEIVQERYRTNLLRSISHDLRTPLSGIIGTSEMLLDMINETDEKYQMIRGIYNEADWLHGLMENILSLTKLDDGRLTIEKQNEAVEEIVGGAVSHISRRFPDYEIKVKVPEELLLVPMDAKLIQQVLMNLLDNAVKHTPKEKEISVSVIEDKEESSAVFTVKDQGNGIKNEDVSIIFKPFYTSRGKLADAHRGTGLGLTICEAIVKAHGGQIEARNSSDGKGAEFIFTLPMEVKKNEKHEYKYSDSRR from the coding sequence GTGTTAATAAATAAAAATATAAAAAATATGTTTGCGTTTAGGGTTTTAATAATCTTTGTGATGTTATCAGTGGCCTCTGTGGTAGGATACATATTTACATATATGGGATTATCAGAGACTAATGTGGCTCTGGTTTATATCCTGGCTATTCTGCTCATAACCTGGGCAGCCACTGGATATATCACTGGGATTGTGGCTTCTGTTATAGCTACCTTTACTTTTAATTATTTCTTTGCAAAACCATATTTTTCATTTTCTGAAGATAATGTTAATTATTTGATGACATTTATCATTATGATAATCACTTCATACATTACAAGTACATTAACCTCGAAAATGAAAAATAATGCCTTTGAAGCCAGACAAAAGGAGGCGGAAGCCACTGCTCTTTACAGCCTTAACACCAGATTAACCTGCGCCAGTGATATAAATGATATGGCTCAGATTTCTGCCAGCGCCGTTAGCCTTAGTTTTGATTGTGAAGCAGAGTGCTTATGTTTCTATAAATCGGATAAATATAAAAAAATCAGAGAAAAAATTGAAAATTTAGAGACGATATATGATGAGGGAGAAAAATTTTGGGATTGGCCTATTTATGGAAATGAAAATCCTCTGGGGGTTATTCGTATTCCATCTGGTAAAGCTAAAACCATGAATGAAGATCAGAAAAGCCTTTTGAAAGTGATGATTGAGAGTATAGCTTTGGCCATGGATCGCTGGCAGGCTTCTCAGAAACAGATGGAAGCGGATGCAGAGATTGTTCAGGAAAGGTACCGAACAAATCTGCTAAGATCTATTTCTCACGATTTAAGAACACCTTTATCTGGTATAATCGGGACTTCTGAAATGCTTCTGGATATGATTAATGAAACCGATGAGAAATATCAAATGATCAGAGGAATCTATAATGAAGCTGACTGGTTACACGGACTTATGGAAAACATATTAAGTCTTACCAAATTAGATGATGGAAGGCTGACCATAGAAAAACAAAATGAAGCGGTAGAAGAAATTGTTGGAGGGGCGGTATCTCATATAAGCAGGAGATTTCCTGACTATGAGATTAAGGTAAAGGTCCCGGAGGAATTGCTGCTGGTACCTATGGATGCAAAACTTATTCAGCAAGTCTTAATGAATTTACTTGATAATGCAGTGAAACATACTCCTAAAGAAAAAGAAATAAGTGTTTCTGTCATAGAAGATAAGGAGGAAAGCAGTGCAGTATTTACTGTAAAAGACCAGGGGAATGGTATAAAAAACGAGGACGTATCCATTATTTTTAAGCCATTTTATACTTCCAGAGGAAAGCTGGCAGATGCTCACAGGGGAACCGGATTAGGTCTTACCATCTGTGAAGCCATTGTGAAGGCTCATGGGGGGCAGATAGAAGCACGTAACAGTTCAGATGGAAAAGGCGCAGAATTTATTTTTACACTGCCAATGGAGGTAAAGAAAAATGAAAAACATGAATATAAATATTCTGATAGTAGAAGATGA
- a CDS encoding response regulator translates to MKNMNINILIVEDDPQIRNFIAYALNGEGFAHKAANNGNNALSLLVSEKFDLLLLDLGLPDIDGTTIIEKVREWSDMPIIVVSARDQDREKVSALDIGADDYLTKPFSSAELMARIRVALRHVSKLNKEKENSVFKVGELQMDLNKRIVELEGSQIHVTPMEYNLLALFFKNIGKVLTTGYILKEVWGVDYNSDTQALRALMAALRRKIEKNPAKPRYIMTEVGVGYRMIDE, encoded by the coding sequence ATGAAAAACATGAATATAAATATTCTGATAGTAGAAGATGACCCGCAGATTAGAAACTTTATCGCATATGCATTGAATGGTGAGGGCTTTGCTCATAAGGCTGCAAATAATGGGAATAATGCTCTAAGTTTACTTGTATCAGAAAAATTTGATTTGCTGCTTTTAGACCTGGGGCTTCCGGATATTGATGGAACCACAATTATAGAAAAGGTGAGAGAATGGTCCGATATGCCAATTATTGTTGTGTCTGCCAGAGATCAGGACCGAGAAAAAGTATCTGCCTTAGATATCGGTGCAGATGATTATCTGACAAAGCCTTTTTCTTCAGCTGAACTAATGGCAAGAATCAGAGTTGCTCTGAGACATGTGAGTAAATTAAATAAGGAAAAAGAAAATTCTGTATTTAAGGTGGGAGAATTGCAAATGGATTTGAATAAAAGGATTGTAGAACTGGAAGGCAGTCAGATTCATGTAACTCCTATGGAATATAATCTGCTAGCATTATTCTTTAAAAATATTGGTAAGGTACTCACCACAGGTTATATTTTAAAAGAGGTGTGGGGGGTTGATTATAATAGTGATACACAGGCACTTCGGGCATTAATGGCAGCCCTTAGAAGAAAAATTGAGAAGAACCCTGCTAAGCCAAGGTACATAATGACTGAAGTCGGAGTGGGATACAGAATGATTGATGAATAA
- a CDS encoding potassium transporter TrkG, whose amino-acid sequence MEKLFTPIQIIAYGFLAAILLGSFLLVLPVSAKAGQQTAYIDALFTATTSICVTGLTTVTTAEHWSLFGQIVILCLIQFGGLGVITVTTSILLLLHKRITLTERILIQDAYNLNTLGGLLS is encoded by the coding sequence ATGGAAAAATTGTTTACACCGATACAGATTATAGCTTATGGCTTTTTAGCCGCCATTTTACTGGGTTCATTTTTACTGGTTTTACCAGTTTCAGCAAAAGCGGGGCAGCAAACCGCTTATATTGACGCATTGTTTACAGCCACCACTTCTATATGTGTAACTGGCCTTACTACTGTGACAACAGCTGAACATTGGAGTTTGTTTGGACAGATTGTTATTTTATGCCTGATTCAGTTTGGAGGTCTGGGTGTTATAACCGTTACAACTTCCATCCTGCTTCTGTTGCATAAAAGAATCACACTGACAGAGAGAATTCTGATACAGGATGCCTATAATCTGAATACATTGGGGGGCTTGTTAAGCTGA
- a CDS encoding potassium transporter TrkG codes for MEGIGAICFAFHFIPEFGLISGIWKSIFHSISAFCNAGIDLIGSNSFAPYADNVLINLTTMTLIVVGGIGFPVWWDVVRVTRKLVEEKLSLRVFFKKLELHSKVAIASTLTLIIGGAILIFALEYSNNSTIGTMPAWEKIMASFFQSITTRTAGYFTISQSGLRESTAFVCILLMFIGGSPSGTAGGIKTVTMATILISTWAVIKGNQDAELFHRKVSAAYCRKALAVSCFSLLVLISSTLLLSVVENADFLDIMYETTSAIGTVGLTRDLTPTLSVLGKIIIIMTMYLGRIGPITLALILNPQKTNKRKLTLPEEAVLIG; via the coding sequence ATTGAAGGGATAGGTGCTATCTGCTTTGCGTTTCATTTTATACCGGAGTTTGGCCTGATATCGGGCATTTGGAAATCCATATTTCACTCCATATCGGCGTTTTGTAATGCTGGTATTGATTTAATCGGTTCCAACAGTTTTGCACCATACGCAGATAATGTTCTTATAAATCTAACTACGATGACTTTAATTGTAGTAGGAGGTATCGGCTTTCCAGTCTGGTGGGACGTGGTAAGAGTAACGAGAAAATTAGTAGAAGAAAAATTAAGTTTAAGAGTGTTTTTTAAAAAACTGGAACTTCATTCTAAAGTAGCTATTGCGTCAACACTTACACTTATTATCGGTGGAGCCATTCTGATTTTTGCTTTGGAATATTCTAATAATAGTACAATTGGGACAATGCCCGCATGGGAAAAAATCATGGCATCATTCTTCCAATCTATCACCACGAGAACCGCTGGATATTTCACGATTTCACAAAGCGGCTTGCGGGAATCAACAGCTTTTGTGTGCATCCTATTGATGTTTATTGGTGGATCTCCTTCTGGAACCGCAGGTGGTATTAAAACAGTTACCATGGCAACTATTTTGATTTCTACATGGGCGGTTATTAAGGGAAATCAGGATGCAGAATTGTTCCATAGAAAAGTTAGTGCTGCTTACTGCAGGAAAGCCCTGGCAGTTTCCTGCTTTAGTTTGCTGGTACTGATTTCTTCAACATTATTATTGTCTGTAGTAGAAAATGCAGATTTTCTGGATATAATGTACGAAACCACATCAGCAATAGGAACGGTAGGACTTACACGGGATTTGACACCCACATTGTCTGTGTTAGGTAAAATAATTATCATAATGACCATGTATTTAGGACGTATTGGTCCTATTACGCTGGCATTGATATTGAATCCACAAAAGACCAATAAGCGAAAATTGACATTACCAGAAGAGGCAGTTTTAATTGGTTAA
- a CDS encoding potassium channel family protein, whose product MNKKQFVIFGLGRFGKSVATTLSDNGCDVLVIDADENSVNEMADYVTYAVKADATDTEALKSLGISNFDVAIIAMGENLEASVMATIFVKEVGVPYVLAKAQNDLQGRILKKLGADMVVYPEKETGVRIANSLLINTLFDAVELPSNYSMMELDALPEWIGKSFHELDLRARLKINVIGIKSKKQLNINPDPDEAIAEGDVLILIGKNEVLNKLALMHKKVEIK is encoded by the coding sequence ATGAATAAAAAACAGTTTGTGATATTTGGCTTAGGGCGTTTTGGAAAAAGTGTGGCCACAACATTGTCAGATAATGGCTGTGATGTTTTGGTAATAGATGCAGATGAAAATTCTGTGAATGAGATGGCCGATTATGTAACTTATGCTGTTAAAGCAGATGCTACAGATACAGAGGCACTAAAATCTTTAGGAATCAGCAATTTTGATGTTGCAATTATTGCAATGGGCGAAAACCTTGAAGCCAGTGTAATGGCTACTATATTCGTAAAAGAAGTAGGCGTACCCTACGTTCTTGCAAAAGCACAGAATGATCTACAGGGCCGTATTTTGAAGAAGCTGGGAGCAGATATGGTAGTATATCCTGAAAAGGAAACCGGGGTTAGAATTGCTAACAGCCTTCTCATTAATACCTTGTTTGATGCGGTAGAATTACCTTCTAATTATAGTATGATGGAATTAGATGCATTGCCTGAATGGATTGGAAAGAGCTTCCACGAATTAGATTTAAGAGCAAGGCTGAAGATTAATGTAATTGGTATCAAGTCCAAAAAACAGTTGAATATTAATCCCGATCCCGATGAAGCAATTGCAGAGGGCGATGTTCTTATTCTGATTGGCAAAAATGAAGTACTTAATAAGCTGGCTTTAATGCATAAAAAAGTAGAAATAAAATAA
- a CDS encoding TIGR04076 family protein: MTKKPKIIIKMIDKVGSGACHYGHKIGDTFDFDKDRGSMCPMMVHTAFPYIDILRYGGSIPGGENPDKCKFCCPDADVINIFEIERV; this comes from the coding sequence ATGACAAAGAAGCCTAAGATTATAATAAAAATGATAGACAAAGTAGGAAGTGGCGCTTGCCATTATGGACATAAAATTGGTGATACTTTTGACTTTGATAAAGACAGAGGCAGTATGTGCCCTATGATGGTACATACTGCTTTTCCGTATATAGATATACTGAGGTATGGTGGCAGCATACCGGGAGGCGAAAATCCAGATAAATGTAAATTTTGCTGCCCAGATGCAGATGTGATAAATATATTTGAGATAGAAAGAGTATAA
- a CDS encoding D-alanyl-D-alanine carboxypeptidase family protein, whose amino-acid sequence MSIFNRNSDKRKFVKKFDRLKKRAIVAKTMHKVTIIRIMSIFMVGLLVVGGGAIGISTIIPDDINNTASSNGNEMLSVDKAASAKTVDNGSAATSGSAAKVDPKSKNSGDINDSGLVVDAKAAVLMDAGSGTVLFSQNGADRLPPASVTKVMTMLLAMEAIDRGQVKLTDMVTISERAASMGGSQMYMEPGEQHPLEDLMKGISMVSANDACVAVAEYLSGSVEIFVENMNAKAKELGMENTHFANTNGLPVADHYTSAHDIAIMSCQLIKHQKTHDWFTKWQDKMMVGLPGKQTEFGLTNTNRLIKQYTGANGIKTGFTQEAGYCLSGSATRDDMTLIAVVLGCPSSKVRFAEAGKLLDYGFATYDTVKLAEKGEPNGLIEIEKGEPSQINAVAGEDISILVKKGEKDSVTFKVEQDKKIKAPVKKGDKVGEIVVYQDKKELGRYPLVAEESSQKASLAQLYQRLIKNLAQ is encoded by the coding sequence ATGAGTATTTTTAATAGAAATTCTGATAAAAGAAAATTTGTAAAAAAGTTCGACCGGCTAAAAAAGAGGGCAATAGTAGCAAAAACTATGCATAAGGTCACCATAATAAGGATTATGTCTATATTTATGGTAGGACTGCTCGTTGTCGGTGGTGGTGCTATTGGTATTAGTACAATCATCCCAGATGATATAAACAATACAGCCAGCAGCAACGGTAATGAAATGTTGTCTGTAGATAAAGCGGCAAGTGCTAAAACCGTTGACAATGGTAGTGCCGCTACTTCGGGCAGTGCTGCAAAAGTTGACCCAAAATCTAAGAATTCAGGAGATATAAATGATTCGGGGTTAGTTGTGGATGCAAAGGCAGCAGTACTAATGGATGCAGGCAGCGGTACTGTTTTATTTTCACAAAATGGTGCCGACCGTCTTCCTCCGGCCTCTGTTACCAAAGTAATGACTATGCTGCTTGCCATGGAAGCAATAGACCGGGGGCAGGTTAAGCTGACAGATATGGTTACCATCTCCGAACGGGCGGCTTCCATGGGTGGATCACAAATGTATATGGAGCCAGGAGAGCAGCATCCATTGGAGGACTTGATGAAAGGCATCTCTATGGTGTCGGCTAATGATGCATGTGTTGCTGTTGCAGAATATCTTTCTGGAAGTGTTGAAATCTTTGTGGAGAATATGAATGCAAAAGCAAAAGAGCTGGGCATGGAAAATACTCATTTTGCAAATACAAATGGACTCCCTGTAGCAGATCACTATACAAGTGCTCACGATATTGCCATAATGTCCTGCCAGCTGATTAAACACCAAAAAACCCATGACTGGTTTACAAAATGGCAGGATAAAATGATGGTAGGGCTGCCAGGAAAGCAGACAGAATTTGGGCTGACCAATACAAACAGACTGATAAAACAGTATACAGGTGCAAACGGAATAAAAACAGGATTCACTCAGGAAGCAGGCTATTGTTTATCCGGTTCTGCTACCCGGGATGACATGACATTGATAGCAGTTGTACTGGGATGTCCGAGTTCTAAAGTCCGTTTCGCTGAAGCTGGAAAACTTCTTGATTATGGTTTTGCTACTTATGACACCGTGAAACTGGCAGAAAAAGGAGAACCCAATGGGTTGATTGAAATAGAAAAAGGAGAACCGAGTCAAATCAATGCAGTGGCAGGTGAAGATATTTCAATACTAGTTAAAAAGGGAGAAAAAGATTCTGTAACTTTTAAAGTAGAGCAGGATAAGAAAATTAAAGCACCTGTTAAAAAAGGTGATAAGGTTGGAGAGATAGTAGTTTATCAAGACAAGAAAGAACTTGGCAGGTATCCTCTGGTAGCAGAAGAGTCATCCCAAAAGGCAAGTCTGGCACAGTTATATCAGAGACTGATAAAAAATCTGGCACAATAA
- the sfsA gene encoding DNA/RNA nuclease SfsA, with protein MIYDNIKPARFISRPNRFIANIEIDGKREISHVKNTGRCREFLIEGAEIYVQKAESVTRKTKYDLISVYKGKRLINMDSQVTNKVVQERLQEGFLFDNITLIRPESKYKNSRFDFYVEAEERKIYIEVKGVTLEENGVVMFPDAPTERGVKHLRELAECIQDGFEAYVIFVVQMADVKIFKANEKTHKAFAEMLTKVHNEGVNVLAYECAVTKNSIRMTRQLPVIV; from the coding sequence ATGATTTATGATAACATAAAACCGGCCCGATTTATTTCCAGGCCCAACAGGTTCATAGCAAATATTGAGATTGATGGGAAAAGGGAAATATCTCATGTGAAAAATACAGGCAGATGCAGAGAATTTTTAATTGAAGGAGCAGAAATTTATGTGCAGAAAGCAGAGAGTGTTACCCGCAAAACCAAATATGATCTTATTTCTGTATATAAAGGAAAACGTCTGATAAATATGGATAGCCAGGTTACTAACAAAGTGGTACAGGAGCGCCTGCAGGAAGGTTTTTTGTTTGATAATATTACATTAATAAGACCTGAGAGTAAATATAAGAATTCCCGTTTTGATTTTTATGTTGAAGCAGAAGAACGGAAAATTTATATTGAGGTAAAGGGTGTAACTTTAGAAGAAAATGGAGTGGTTATGTTTCCTGATGCACCCACAGAAAGGGGAGTAAAGCATCTTAGGGAATTAGCAGAATGCATACAGGATGGATTTGAAGCCTATGTGATTTTTGTGGTTCAAATGGCGGATGTTAAGATATTTAAGGCCAATGAAAAAACCCATAAGGCTTTTGCTGAAATGCTTACTAAGGTTCACAATGAGGGCGTAAATGTTTTGGCATATGAATGCGCCGTTACAAAAAATAGTATAAGAATGACCAGACAACTACCTGTTATTGTTTAA
- a CDS encoding CotH kinase family protein — MAYTDDKLESYSDIFDNAETDATDKDKQRVIKDLKQLSTGQNLDTCIDVDSVIKYFVAHNFVDNYDSYTGNMLHNYYLYENKGKLSVIPWDYNLAFGAFGGAGMKKPENQTAQGSSPTADNATALVNYAIDTPLSGVSEKDRPLWSAIINNGEYKERYHKYFDQLIADYFESGKFQKKITSVYEMIRPYVKNDATAFYTVDEFDKAYNTLQKFCSLRAESIRKQLNGEIPATTEGQQAEGVQLVDAGTLKISDMGSQKGGGPVPNQDDDNIKSMKEQKSKG, encoded by the coding sequence TTGGCTTATACGGATGATAAGCTGGAAAGTTACAGTGATATATTTGATAACGCAGAGACGGATGCAACGGACAAGGATAAACAGAGAGTGATAAAGGATTTGAAGCAGCTGAGCACCGGTCAAAATCTGGATACTTGTATAGATGTAGACTCTGTTATAAAGTATTTTGTTGCTCATAACTTTGTGGATAATTATGACAGTTATACGGGAAATATGCTTCACAATTACTATCTATACGAGAATAAAGGTAAGCTGTCTGTTATTCCATGGGATTACAATTTAGCCTTTGGTGCCTTTGGTGGAGCGGGAATGAAGAAACCAGAGAATCAAACTGCACAAGGAAGCAGCCCTACTGCAGACAATGCCACTGCATTGGTAAATTATGCAATAGATACACCCCTTTCAGGAGTCAGTGAGAAAGACAGACCACTATGGAGTGCTATCATTAATAACGGGGAATATAAGGAACGTTATCATAAATATTTTGACCAATTGATAGCGGATTATTTTGAATCAGGAAAGTTCCAGAAAAAAATCACATCCGTATATGAAATGATTCGTCCTTATGTGAAAAATGATGCTACTGCTTTTTATACAGTGGATGAATTTGATAAAGCATACAACACATTACAGAAATTTTGCAGCCTGAGAGCAGAAAGCATCAGGAAGCAGCTAAATGGAGAAATTCCAGCTACTACGGAAGGGCAACAGGCAGAAGGTGTTCAACTGGTTGATGCAGGTACACTGAAAATCTCGGATATGGGTTCTCAAAAGGGTGGAGGGCCTGTGCCTAATCAGGATGATGATAATATAAAATCCATGAAAGAACAAAAAAGTAAAGGATAA
- a CDS encoding transporter substrate-binding domain-containing protein: MKKFLSIMVVLLLSVVVFTGCHDKSDQNQVKTKQKPLVVAMELTHPPFERKDDKGNPDGISVEFIKAFGEYVGRDVKIESVSYDSLIPALQKKKADMVISSMTITDEGKQLVDFSEPYANVMSAVLVDKDSDITSIESLNQKEKKVVVIANSTGYIFAQKNLPNAEIIILPDKKSCTSELINGNADGFIDNQLTIYDGWQENPETTKLIPIENQTASEWGIAIQKGTQNY; the protein is encoded by the coding sequence ATGAAAAAGTTTTTAAGCATTATGGTTGTACTATTATTATCAGTAGTTGTTTTTACAGGGTGTCATGATAAAAGTGATCAGAATCAGGTAAAAACCAAACAAAAACCTCTGGTGGTTGCTATGGAACTGACTCACCCCCCATTTGAAAGAAAAGATGACAAAGGAAATCCCGATGGAATCAGTGTGGAGTTTATCAAAGCATTTGGTGAATATGTGGGGAGAGATGTTAAGATTGAAAGTGTTTCTTATGACAGTCTGATTCCTGCTCTGCAAAAGAAAAAAGCGGATATGGTTATATCCTCCATGACAATTACAGACGAAGGAAAACAACTGGTTGATTTTTCCGAGCCATATGCCAATGTTATGTCAGCGGTACTGGTGGATAAAGATTCAGATATTACATCCATTGAGAGTCTCAATCAAAAAGAAAAAAAAGTTGTTGTTATAGCCAATTCAACAGGATATATTTTTGCACAGAAAAATCTGCCCAATGCTGAAATTATAATACTCCCAGATAAAAAATCATGCACTTCAGAACTAATAAATGGAAATGCAGATGGCTTTATTGACAATCAATTAACTATTTATGACGGCTGGCAGGAAAACCCTGAAACAACAAAGCTGATACCCATAGAAAATCAAACTGCTTCAGAGTGGGGAATTGCTATTCAGAAGGGAACACAGAATTACTAG
- a CDS encoding SIR2 family protein, whose amino-acid sequence MKKTVIFLGAGASKADGAPLQRELFKSYFKACDDEKLNKSFDIKHSNVKELLDRYFKNFFEFSDNFNYRDAVFPTFEEALGILDLAIERNEKYRSELGNLYKYRTALIFSMAQAIQYKIEASQNCIQGESHSKLIENLTKEIPKGNIAFISTNYDIILDNALGSKFDLDYGFYHSEDFHNIENGVKLLKVHGSLNWKYCPVCKHIDAKIEPKGTLSIVDNPGAAKCDYCNADAEYIIIPPTYYKDMRNVYLANIWDNAEKLLREAEHVVFSGYSLPSADMHIKYLLKRAELNRDKDSRFKATVINYYPNKILGAIQKEENRYNRFFKNTSDINYIREMSFQDFAQNPFEVLE is encoded by the coding sequence ATGAAAAAAACAGTGATTTTTTTAGGGGCAGGAGCATCTAAGGCTGATGGTGCACCCTTGCAAAGAGAACTTTTTAAGTCATATTTCAAGGCATGTGATGATGAGAAATTAAATAAAAGCTTTGATATAAAGCATAGCAATGTGAAAGAACTCCTTGACCGTTATTTTAAAAATTTTTTTGAGTTCAGTGATAATTTTAATTACAGAGATGCAGTCTTTCCAACTTTTGAAGAAGCTCTTGGTATCCTGGATTTAGCCATTGAACGAAATGAGAAATACAGAAGCGAATTGGGAAATCTGTATAAATACAGAACTGCATTAATTTTTTCAATGGCGCAGGCTATTCAGTATAAAATTGAAGCCTCTCAAAATTGTATTCAGGGAGAAAGCCATTCAAAATTAATTGAAAATTTAACGAAAGAAATCCCGAAAGGGAATATTGCATTTATTTCTACTAACTATGATATTATTTTAGATAATGCACTTGGGAGTAAATTTGATCTGGATTATGGGTTTTATCATTCAGAGGATTTCCATAATATTGAAAATGGTGTAAAGCTTTTGAAAGTTCATGGCTCCTTAAACTGGAAATACTGTCCGGTTTGTAAACACATAGATGCCAAAATAGAACCAAAGGGTACCTTGTCTATTGTGGATAATCCTGGTGCTGCAAAGTGCGATTATTGTAATGCTGATGCAGAGTATATCATTATACCCCCAACATATTATAAAGATATGCGCAATGTTTATCTGGCAAATATCTGGGACAATGCAGAAAAACTTCTAAGAGAGGCTGAGCATGTGGTTTTTTCAGGATATTCTCTGCCTAGTGCAGATATGCATATAAAGTACCTGTTAAAGAGAGCAGAACTAAACCGGGATAAAGATAGCAGATTTAAAGCTACTGTGATTAATTATTATCCAAATAAAATACTGGGTGCCATACAAAAAGAAGAAAACCGATATAACCGTTTTTTCAAAAATACCAGTGATATAAATTATATTAGAGAAATGTCTTTTCAGGATTTTGCACAAAATCCTTTTGAGGTTCTTGAATAA
- the yedF gene encoding sulfurtransferase-like selenium metabolism protein YedF, translating into MRKKQINAVGLTCPQPVIQTKNALESMENCGLLEVLVDNDIAVKNVMKFANSRNLKASCQKQNEHQYSIQILVSEKEKPQDSAANGECAITYENSLNNIVVLSSSKMGEGDSELGNVLMKGFIFALTQLEKLPETVIMYNGGAKLAIENSPCLEDLKTLEKLNVEILICGTCLKHYGIEDSLAVGNVTNMYTIAEKMMNAGSIIKP; encoded by the coding sequence ATGAGAAAGAAACAGATAAATGCAGTAGGTCTTACCTGCCCGCAGCCTGTGATACAGACGAAGAATGCATTAGAGAGCATGGAAAACTGCGGGTTGCTTGAAGTACTTGTTGACAATGATATAGCAGTGAAAAATGTAATGAAGTTTGCCAACAGCAGAAATCTGAAGGCATCCTGTCAGAAACAGAATGAACACCAGTATAGCATTCAAATTCTGGTTTCTGAAAAGGAAAAACCCCAAGACTCTGCTGCAAATGGAGAATGTGCCATTACATATGAAAATAGTTTAAATAATATAGTGGTACTTTCATCCAGCAAAATGGGTGAGGGGGATTCTGAGCTGGGGAACGTTTTAATGAAGGGCTTTATATTTGCTCTGACACAACTTGAAAAACTCCCAGAGACGGTAATTATGTATAATGGAGGAGCTAAACTTGCTATAGAGAATTCCCCTTGTCTAGAAGATCTGAAGACACTTGAAAAGTTAAATGTAGAGATTTTAATCTGTGGTACATGCTTAAAGCATTATGGGATTGAAGACAGCCTCGCAGTGGGTAATGTAACAAATATGTATACAATAGCAGAAAAAATGATGAATGCCGGTAGCATTATTAAGCCATAA